A region of Heteronotia binoei isolate CCM8104 ecotype False Entrance Well chromosome 2, APGP_CSIRO_Hbin_v1, whole genome shotgun sequence DNA encodes the following proteins:
- the RABIF gene encoding guanine nucleotide exchange factor MSS4, translating to MAAPGSEMEVAAEAGPEELVCARGRNRKAVLCQRCGSRVLLPGTAVFARRELFLPSMKKKTALVASSDPDGDVLQEHWLVDDMFSFENVGFTKDVGNIKFLICADCEIGPIGWHCLDDKKCFYVALDRVSHE from the exons ATGGCGGCGCCCGGTTCGGAGATGGAGGTTGCAGCTGAGGCTGGACCAGAGGAGCTGGTCTGTGCGCGGGGACGGAACCGCAAGGCGGTACTATGCCAGCGTTGTGGCTCCCGCGTCCTTCTTCCTGGGACTGCAGTCTTCGCTCGCAGAGAG CTTTTCCTCCcctccatgaagaagaagacagcattgGTGGCAAGCAGTGACCCAGATGGAGATGTTCTGCAAGAACACTGGCTGGTCGATGACATGTTCTCTTTTGAAAACGTTGGCTTTACCAAGGATGTTGGAAACATAAAGTTTCTGATCTGTGCAGACTGTGAAATTGGCCCTATTGGCTGGCACTGCTTGGATGACAAAAAGTGTTTCTATGTGGCCTTGGATCGGGTTTCCCATGAATGA
- the KLHL12 gene encoding kelch-like protein 12 isoform X2 — protein MEILLDFVYTETVHVTVENVQELLPAACLLQLKGVKQACCEFLESQLDPSNCLGIRDFAETHNCVDLMQAAEVFSQKHFPDVVQHEEFILLSQEEVEKLIKCDEIQVDSEEPVFEAVINWVKHSKKEREASLPELLQYVRMPLLTPRYITDVIDTEPFIRCSLQCRDLVDEAKKFHLRPELRSQMQGPRTRARLGANEVLLVIGGFGSQQSPIDVVEKYDPKTQEWSLLPSISRKRRYVATVSLHDRIYVIGGYDGRSRLSSVECLDYTSDEDSMWYSVAPMNVRRGLAGATTLGDMIYVSGGFDGSRRHTSMERYDPNIDQWSMLGDMQTAREGAGLVVANNVIYCLGGYDGLNILNSVERYDPHTGHWTNVTPMATKRSGAGVALLNDHIYVVGGFDGTAHLSSVEAYNIRADSWTTVTSMTTPRCYVGATVLRGRLYAIAGYDGNSLLSSIECYDPIIDSWEVVTSLGTQRCDAGVCVLREK, from the exons GGGTGAAGCAGGCTTGTTGTGAATTCCTAGAAAGCCAGCTGGATCCGTCCAACTGCTTGGGGATCCGAGATTTTGCTGAAACACACAATTGTGTCGATTTAATGCAGGCAGCAGAGGTATTCAGCCAGAAGCACTTCCCAGATGTAGTTCAGCATGAAGAGTTCATCCTCTTAAGTCAAGAAGAAGTGGAGAAGCTCATTAAATGTGATGAAATTCAG GTGGATTCTGAAGAGCCTGTCTTCGAGGCAGTCATTAACTGGGTGAAGCATtcaaagaaggaaagagaagcaTCCTTGCCTGAACTTCTGCAGTATGTCCGCATGCCACTTCTCACCCCGCGCTACATAACCGATGTCATAGACACTGAG CCTTTTATTCGATGTAGCTTGCAGTGCAGAGACCTTGTTGATGAGGCTAAGAAGTTTCATCTAAGGCCTGAGCTTCGTAGCCAAATGCAGGGTCCCAGAACCAGAGCACGTTTGG GTGCCAATGAAGTTCTGTTAGTAATAGGTGGCTTTGGAAGCCAGCAATCACCTATTGATGTGGTAGAGAAATATGACCCAAAGACACAAGAGTGGAGTTTACTACCA AGCATCAGTCGTAAAAGACGCTACGTTGCCACAGTATCCTTGCATGATCGAATATATGTGATAGGTGGTTATGATGGCCGTTCTCGACTCAGCTCTGTGGAGTGCTTGGATTATACATCTGATGAAGACAGCATGTGGTACTCTGTGGCTCCAATGAACGTTAGACGGGGCCTAGCTGGAGCCACCACTCTGGGAG ACATGATCTACGTTTCTGGAGGTTTTGATGGAAGCCGGCGCCATACAAGTATGGAGAGATATGATCCCAATATTGATCAGTGGAGTATGTTGGGAGATATGCAGACAGCTCGAGAAGGCGCTGGATTGGTTGTTGCCAACAATGTAATCTACTGTCTTG GTGGTTATGATGGTCTGAATATCTTAAATTCTGTGGAACGATATGATCCCCATACTGGGCACTGGACAAATGTCACTCCAATGGCCACCAAGCGCTCAG GAGCTGGAGTAGCCTTGCTGAATGATCATATTTATGTTGTTGGAGGATTTGATGGAACAGCACATCTTTCATCTGTGGAAGCATATAACATTCGCGCAGACTCCTGGACAACAGTGACAAGCATGACAACCCCACGCTGTTATGTGGGTGCAACAGTACTGAGGGGAAGGCTTTATGCCATAGCTGG GTATGATGGTAACTCACTGCTGAGCAGTATTGAGTGCTATGACCCCATCATTGATAGCTGGGAAGTGGTGACCTCACTGGGGACGCAGCGTTGTGATGCTGGTGTTTGTGTGCTGCGAGAGAAATGA